ATCCGGAAGCTGCTCGACGCGTTCAACGCGCTCGTCGAGGCGGGCCACTCGGTCATTCTGATCGAGCACAACCTCGACGTGATCAAGGCGGCCGACTGGGTGATCGACATCGGACCGGAGGGCGGCCGGCGCGGTGGGTTCGTCGTGGCGGAGGGGACACCGGAGCAGGTCGCTGAGGTCGAGGGCAGTCACACAGGGCGTTTCCTCCGCGAGATCCCTGCGTAGCCGCGGAGCGCCGGGCGGTCGGCATGGGTATCTCCTAGCTCCTCCTCCGTGTGCCCCGTGCCGCCCCTCCGCATCGCCCTGTTCACGGGCAACTACAACCACGTCGAAGACGGCGTCTCCCGAACGCTCGGCCGCCTCGTCGGCCACCTTCTGGATCAGGGCCACGACGTGCTGGTGTTCGGCCCGACCATCGACGACGCGCTCGATCAGCCCGGCCGGTTCGTCGCGGTTCCGTCGGTCGCGGCGCCGGGCCGCCCCGAGTACCGCGTGAGCACTCGGTTTCCTGCCGAGGCGCGGCGTGAGGCGACCCGGTTCGCCCCTCACGTCGTCCACATCGCGACGCCGGACGTGTTGGGACACAAGGCCTTGCGCTGGGCACGCGCCCTCGGCATCCCCGTCGTCTCGACCTACCACACCCACTTCGCCTCCTACCTCGATTACTATCACCTCGGGCTAGCCGAGAAGGCTCTCTGGGGGGCGCTCCGTCGGTTTTACGACCGCTGCGACGAAGTCTACGTACCGACGCCTACAATGCGTGACGCTCTGGTCGAGCATGGCATTGCGTCTACGATCCGCCTGTGGCCACGCGGTATTGAGCTCGACCGATTCTTTCCTGACGCACGCTCGACCGAATGGCGTCAGTCGCATGGGTTCGCACCCGATGAGGTCGTGGTCTCATTCGTCAGTCGGCTGGTCAAGGAGAAAGGCCTGGACGTGTTTGAGGAGACCGTCCGTGCCCTGCAGCGGGAAGGACGCCCCGTCCGAGCACTCGTCGTCGGTGAGGGGCCAGAGCGGGCATCACTCGAGGCCGAACTGCCCGATGCCGTGTTCACTGGCCACCTCTCAGGCGACGAGCTCTCCACGGCCTACGCATCCTCCGACGTCTTCCTTTTTCCGAGTGAGACCGAGACGTTCGGAAACGTGACGCTGGAGGCCATGGCCTCCGGACTCGGCGTCGTCGCGGCCGACGCCGCCGGCACCGCCAGCCTCATCGACCCCGGCCGGACCGGCCTTCTCTGCCCGCCCCGAGACCGGGACGCGTTCCTCAATGCGACCCGTCACCTCGTCGACGATGAGGATCTCCGTCACCGCCTCGGCGCGGCTGCGCGCGAGGCCGCCCGGCGCTACAACTGGCCCGACGTGCTGGGTCGAATGGAGACGTACTACCGAGACGTGGCAGATCCCGCTTTCATGGGCGGAAGCGGCGCAAATGGAGGCTAATCGAACGTTTACCCATCTCTATATCGCTTATCGCAACAACGGTTTAGCCAGAATCGATTGACTAAACACTCGTTCACACAAGACAGGGAGGCCGCATGTCCGTACGGTTTTGGCCATGTATGGAGCCGTTAGCTCCCCATCGACTGCTCACCCCCTGGATGGAGTTTGAACGTCGGATGAAGGATCGCATCGGGATCTCCAAGGTCATACCGCCGCCGCCGCCGTCGGCGCCGGTCGAGCCACCGGTTATCCTCGAGCACCTGAAGAAGCGCGGGGTAGAACACGAGCGTCGCCGCCAACGTGGCCCCGATGCCAACGACAGCGAGGACGCCGATCGACCGGAGGCCCGGGTGTGACGACAACAGGAGCCCGCCGAATCCGACGAGATTCGTGACGGCCCCCATCGTCACGTGCTCGCCCGTCGATCGGAGCACGCGGCGAATCGAGCCTCTCCCCTCTTCCCGGTACCGATGCGTCAGGTGGACGCCGCCGTCATTGCCGATGCCGAGGACGGTCGGCAAGACGACGAGGTTGTAGAATGTGAGCTGGACGCCAAACAGCACCATGATGCCGAGCATCCACACGAGGCCTACGAGGAGAGGCACCACGGCCACGAACGTCCACTTGGCAGACCGGAATGAGAGGAAGACGAGGACGAACACGAGCAAGAACGTTACCCCGACCATGAGCGGGCTCTCCTCCTGCATCAGCCGGAGCATGTCGGCCGCGACGAGTTGGGTCGACGCCGCGTAGTAGGCGCTCCCCTCCGGAGTGGTGACCTGACCGATGAGTTCTGCGAATCGAATCGAGCGACGCCCATCGGCCATGTTGCCACGGGGGAAGACGATCACGAAGTCTCCGATCTCTCCGCTCTGCGTGGTGAACGGGCGCGTTAGGAAAGGCGGGACGCTGTCGAGAGGGATCGGCTCCGTCGCCGAGGCGGCCCGCCGAAGCCGTTCGATCTGGCCCGTCGTGTCGGCTCGAAGGAAAGGATCGTCGAGCACCTCCCGGATGTCCGCCAGTCGCTGGAGCTTGATCGACGCCCCCACGCTATCGGTCGGGAACCGCTCCTGCAAGCTCTCGACCGCCAGGATCAGCGAGTCCTGCTCGGCGAGCGTTTCGACCGCCTCGGTGACAGCCTGGACGCTCTCCGGCGAGTCGAGCAAGATGTACGCAGGGTTCCGCCGCTCACTCTGTCCAAAGACCGGTTCGAGCGCCTGCGCTCGTCGGTAGTATTCGTCGTACTCGGGCTCCAGGTTCGAGAAGTTGTACTCGAACGAGACCTTGGGGATGGCGAGGGCGCAAACCACGGTCAACGCGATGCAGCCGACCACGATCGTCCGTGAAAACGGGAATCGGGGGTCGAGTTCGACGCGCGAGGCCTCGCCGCGTAGCCGAAGGTTCAGCGCTCCCGTCCGCTCTGCGATGCTGAGAAGCGCCGGGAGGACGGTCAGCATCGAGATCACGGCGAACAGGATGCCGAGGCCGCCGATCAGCCCGAACTCGCTGAACCCGCGGAAATCAGCGAGTTGGAGCACGAAGAGAGCGAACGCCGTCGTGAGCGCGGACACCGCGATGCCCTGACCGGTGCTCACGAACGTCTCTTCGACAGCGTCAGCCACGCCCTTCCCGGTGCCCCGCTCTTCTGCGTAACGGGCGTAGAAGTGGATCCCATAGTCGATGCCGAGACCGAACAGGACGAGCCCGAGCGTCGACGTCATGAGGTTGAGCGTCCCGAAGGTGACTGCCGCGACGCCGCCCGCCCACGACAGGCTCACGAGCAACGGGACCGTCAGTAGGATCGCCGTGACGGGCGTCCGGAGGAGTTCACTCCCGACGACGCTCCACACGAGCCGTCCGCCCGTCCGCGCTTGGATGGACTTGTAGAGGAAGTACAGCACGACGGCCAGCACCACGGACAGCACGCCGGCCCCGAACGAGTTCTGGACGTCGCTCGTGATCGACTGGACCTCAATGGTCTGACGCAGCAGCCGACCAGCGGCCGTGACTTCCATGTCGGGGTGGTACCGCTCAGGCTCGAGCGCCGCGATCTGAGCGTCGAGGTCGGCGTACAGACGTTCGACAAAGCCGATGTTCGTTTGCGACCCGGTCGGGTAGAGCTTGACGACGAGTGTCGTCGAGTCAGGGCTCAGGAAGTACTCCGTGAGCGCCAGTTGAGCGAGGTCGGCGCGGAGACGGTCCCCCTCTTCCTGCCGCGCCATCTGCGCGCTGGCAGCCGTCGCATTGAAGAGGTCCATCTGAAGTGGGTCCGTCGCGGACCGCACCTGCTGAGCCTGGCTCCGAAGGAACGTCTCGAGCCGGTCGAGCTCTTCGAATGTGGCGAAATAGAGTGCGTTCTCAGAGACGAATCGGACGTCTCGTCGGAAGTCCGCCCGGGTGAAGTAGGGCCCGTCCCCGTCCGCGCGCTCCATGTCGAGGGCCGAGTCGACGAGCGCCTGCCCAAACGCGACGTTCCTCTCAAACGACGGACTGTGAATGGCGATGTCGACCGTCGTTTCGGCGCCGACCGTCTCCTGGAGTCGCTTGATTGCTTGAACACTCGTGTACTCCGACGGGAGCAGGGTCACGATGTCGGTATCGATCCGTAGCTCCGTGGCTTTCCACAGGCCCAGTCCAGCCAGCGTGAACGCCAGAAGCACGACCGCCAGCGGATGGGCGACGGTCCATCGAGGAATGACGCGGAGGCGGCTGAATACCACGGTTCAAACGAGGTGCAACGGAGAGTAGGCTCGAAACGATTGGCGCCCCGTCGTTCCACGTGAAACGTCAGATGGGAATGCTGGGGCCAGCCAGTACCTAGACCACGAGCCGGACCCAACCGTGAGACGGGCATCACGAGCGACGCCCACCGACGACAGGCCGGCCGGGGTGGGGACCCCGGGGTGCCCCTCGTGCACAGAGGGCCGATGCCCGATGCGCCGGCACAGCGGACATCAGGTTAACGGATGCCGTGCGCGCGGCGTCGGTGAGAGATGGCCTCATCGGATGCGGCGCTGGGGGAACCCGTGAGCGGAACGGCCGCGCAACGACCCGTGCCGACAAGACAACAACCGCGGCTCGGCCGACACGAGGCATGACCGACGCATCAGACGAAGGGGGCAGCGCGTAGT
This sequence is a window from Rubrivirga marina. Protein-coding genes within it:
- a CDS encoding glycosyltransferase family 4 protein encodes the protein MPPLRIALFTGNYNHVEDGVSRTLGRLVGHLLDQGHDVLVFGPTIDDALDQPGRFVAVPSVAAPGRPEYRVSTRFPAEARREATRFAPHVVHIATPDVLGHKALRWARALGIPVVSTYHTHFASYLDYYHLGLAEKALWGALRRFYDRCDEVYVPTPTMRDALVEHGIASTIRLWPRGIELDRFFPDARSTEWRQSHGFAPDEVVVSFVSRLVKEKGLDVFEETVRALQREGRPVRALVVGEGPERASLEAELPDAVFTGHLSGDELSTAYASSDVFLFPSETETFGNVTLEAMASGLGVVAADAAGTASLIDPGRTGLLCPPRDRDAFLNATRHLVDDEDLRHRLGAAAREAARRYNWPDVLGRMETYYRDVADPAFMGGSGANGG
- a CDS encoding efflux RND transporter permease subunit, which translates into the protein MVFSRLRVIPRWTVAHPLAVVLLAFTLAGLGLWKATELRIDTDIVTLLPSEYTSVQAIKRLQETVGAETTVDIAIHSPSFERNVAFGQALVDSALDMERADGDGPYFTRADFRRDVRFVSENALYFATFEELDRLETFLRSQAQQVRSATDPLQMDLFNATAASAQMARQEEGDRLRADLAQLALTEYFLSPDSTTLVVKLYPTGSQTNIGFVERLYADLDAQIAALEPERYHPDMEVTAAGRLLRQTIEVQSITSDVQNSFGAGVLSVVLAVVLYFLYKSIQARTGGRLVWSVVGSELLRTPVTAILLTVPLLVSLSWAGGVAAVTFGTLNLMTSTLGLVLFGLGIDYGIHFYARYAEERGTGKGVADAVEETFVSTGQGIAVSALTTAFALFVLQLADFRGFSEFGLIGGLGILFAVISMLTVLPALLSIAERTGALNLRLRGEASRVELDPRFPFSRTIVVGCIALTVVCALAIPKVSFEYNFSNLEPEYDEYYRRAQALEPVFGQSERRNPAYILLDSPESVQAVTEAVETLAEQDSLILAVESLQERFPTDSVGASIKLQRLADIREVLDDPFLRADTTGQIERLRRAASATEPIPLDSVPPFLTRPFTTQSGEIGDFVIVFPRGNMADGRRSIRFAELIGQVTTPEGSAYYAASTQLVAADMLRLMQEESPLMVGVTFLLVFVLVFLSFRSAKWTFVAVVPLLVGLVWMLGIMVLFGVQLTFYNLVVLPTVLGIGNDGGVHLTHRYREEGRGSIRRVLRSTGEHVTMGAVTNLVGFGGLLLSSHPGLRSIGVLAVVGIGATLAATLVFYPALLQVLEDNRWLDRRRRRRRRYDLGDPDAILHPTFKLHPGGEQSMGS